The following nucleotide sequence is from Desulfobulbaceae bacterium.
AGGAGTCAGCCATGCCCCAAAGCGTCTATCAGATAGTTGAATTTGTTGGAACCAGTAAAGTTTCCTGGGAAGAAGCAGCTAAAAACGCCATTGAAATTGCAAGGAAAAAGTACAGTGACTTGCGAGTCGCCACCGTTAAAGAACTCGATATGACCATAGAGGGCGAGGTGGTGGCAACCTACCGCGCCAGGGTCAATATATCGTATAAGTTTCACGTCTGATCGCGTTGCAGCTAAGCGTATCTTATTGTGAGTCTGTTACATCTGAGTTGGTGAGCGTTTGCCAGTGGGAATCAAGATATATTTTGCGGGTTCGATCCGAGGGGGTCGTGATGATGGTGAACTGTACGCCCGTTTGATCGGCTATCTGAAGCGTTACGGGACGGTGCTGACGGAACATGTCGGTGATGCCGCGCTGCTGGCAGAGGAACAGGATATGAGCGAGGAGGCGATCTTTGGCCGTGATATGCAGTGGCTTTCTGTCGCTGATCTTGTCGTGGCTGAAGTGAGTACGCCTTCGCTGGGGGTGGGGTTTGAAATTGCCACAGCCCAGGCTATGGGTAAGGATATCTGCTGTTTGTACCGTAAGGGAATAGGTAGGCGGCTTTCGGCCATGATCTCAGGGAATCGGCAGATTACCCTCTTTCCCTACGTCACAGCCGATGAGGCAGAAGCAATTATTGCCACCTTTGTTGAGCAGTTCGTCAAGTAATTGGCAGAATAACTCCTGCTACACCAATCCCCGTTCGTAATTAAAGAGGGTTGTTCCTTCTATCGGATGGTCGGTTTTTGCAGAGGCGAGAACTTTCTGTCCTTTATGACTGAGGGCACCGCTGCTGCTTAAATCGATTACGAACGAGCTGCTGCCCAGCGCTTTGAGTTCATGTAACTTCCCTAGTAAAGAAAAATCATGGTCGGCGTAAGCAACGGTGAGGCCACTGGTGCAGTCAATTCGTATCGCGTCACCGCTGTCACTCTCAAGGCCTCCTGTTGAGCGGATGCCACGAAGGGGAATCCGGGAGGTAACCAGGGCTATTGGTCCGTAGGCCGGGATCATCGCCGGGATGGGTAGCGCTTTGGTGATAAGTTCTTGGATGTTGTCTCTGTCGTCTTCAATGCTGGTCGTGTACCGTTGTGCGCCAAGTTCTGCCAAGGAGAGGGCGGTCTGGCTGTTGAGGCAATAGAGCCAGGGGCCAGCTGTGAGCTTGACGTCGCAGGCCGCCTCAAAAAAATGGAAATGACTGAGGTTGTTGATCCTAAAGCCGATAAATCCTCCTTTGTTCAGTTGTTTGATCGCTGTTTTGACCCCCTGCCACTCGTCTTCGAAGATAATCGCCGGGATATCCCAGATGATGCGCTGTTGCCAGTCCGGAGAGGTGAATTGTATTTTCCCAACCGCTTTTACCATCTCCGGTGTCAGGGGGAGGATAA
It contains:
- a CDS encoding dodecin domain-containing protein, with protein sequence MPQSVYQIVEFVGTSKVSWEEAAKNAIEIARKKYSDLRVATVKELDMTIEGEVVATYRARVNISYKFHV
- a CDS encoding nucleoside 2-deoxyribosyltransferase, with the protein product MKIYFAGSIRGGRDDGELYARLIGYLKRYGTVLTEHVGDAALLAEEQDMSEEAIFGRDMQWLSVADLVVAEVSTPSLGVGFEIATAQAMGKDICCLYRKGIGRRLSAMISGNRQITLFPYVTADEAEAIIATFVEQFVK